From the genome of Halomonas sp. 1513, one region includes:
- a CDS encoding UDP-N-acetylglucosamine 1-carboxyvinyltransferase, with protein MDKLIITGNGPVDGEVWASGAKNSALPILCATLLSDGPVTIGNLPHLQDITTTLELLGRMGVEPVMGERMTIQLDGAQVKDCHAPYELVKKMRASILVLGPLLAHFGHADVSLPGGCAIGSRPVDLHIRGLEAMGAEIRVEGGYIRARSDGRLKGATIFFDTVTVTGTENLLMAATLAEGTTILENAAREPEIVDLAECLIAMGANIRGHGSDTITIEGVERLHGCHHEVMPDRIETGTFLVAAALSGGRVRVRRTRADILEAVLAKLEEAGASITTGADWIELDMHGKRPRAVNIRTAPYPAFPTDMQAQFVALNAVAEGTSRVVETIFENRFMHVQELNRMGAQIALEGNTAMITGVERLSGAPVMATDLRASASLVIAAMMAEGETCVDRIYHIDRGYECIEEKLQLLGAKIRRVPG; from the coding sequence ATGGACAAACTGATCATTACCGGCAACGGCCCCGTCGACGGCGAGGTGTGGGCCAGCGGTGCCAAGAACTCGGCGCTACCGATCCTGTGCGCCACCCTGCTCTCCGACGGGCCGGTGACCATCGGCAACCTGCCGCACCTGCAGGACATCACCACCACGCTGGAACTGCTGGGGCGCATGGGCGTCGAGCCGGTGATGGGCGAGCGCATGACCATCCAGCTCGACGGCGCCCAGGTCAAGGATTGCCACGCGCCCTATGAGCTGGTCAAGAAGATGCGCGCCTCGATCCTGGTGCTGGGCCCGCTGCTGGCCCACTTCGGGCACGCCGACGTGTCGCTGCCCGGCGGCTGCGCCATTGGTTCGCGCCCTGTCGACCTGCACATTCGCGGCCTCGAAGCCATGGGCGCCGAGATCCGCGTCGAGGGCGGCTATATCCGCGCCCGCAGCGACGGCCGCCTGAAGGGCGCGACGATCTTCTTCGATACCGTAACCGTGACCGGCACCGAGAATCTGCTGATGGCGGCGACCCTGGCCGAAGGCACGACCATTCTCGAGAACGCCGCCCGCGAGCCAGAGATCGTCGATCTTGCCGAGTGCCTGATCGCCATGGGCGCCAATATTCGTGGCCACGGCAGCGATACCATCACCATCGAGGGCGTCGAGCGGCTGCACGGCTGCCACCACGAGGTGATGCCCGACCGCATCGAGACCGGTACCTTTCTGGTGGCCGCGGCGCTCAGCGGTGGACGGGTGAGGGTGCGGCGTACCCGCGCCGATATCCTCGAAGCGGTGCTCGCCAAGCTCGAAGAGGCCGGCGCTAGCATCACCACCGGCGCTGACTGGATCGAACTCGACATGCACGGCAAGCGGCCGCGGGCGGTGAATATCCGCACCGCGCCCTATCCGGCGTTCCCCACCGACATGCAGGCCCAGTTCGTGGCCCTCAATGCCGTGGCCGAGGGCACGTCCAGGGTGGTGGAGACGATCTTCGAGAATCGCTTCATGCACGTCCAGGAGCTCAACCGCATGGGCGCGCAGATTGCCCTGGAGGGCAATACCGCGATGATCACCGGCGTCGAGCGGCTGTCCGGCGCGCCGGTGATGGCTACCGACCTGCGCGCCTCGGCCTCGCTGGTGATCGCGGCGATGATGGCCGAGGGCGAAACCTGTGTGGACCGCATCTACCACATCGATCGCGGCTACGAGTGCATCGAAGAGAAGCTGCAGCTGCTGGGCGCCAAGATTCGCCGAGTGCCCGGCTAA
- a CDS encoding Nif3-like dinuclear metal center hexameric protein: protein MIDRQTLVAACDTLLQPARFKDYTVNGLQVAGRPQIKRVLSGVTACQALLDEALAWDADLVLVHHGYFWKNEPVAVTGMKQRRLKTLLSHDINLLAYHLPLDAHATLGNNALLGQRLGFTPSGCADGEQGEGLLWLGAPPAGLDSRALAAHVGERLGRQPLLVEGHRGEVGRVAWCTGGAQDMIAAAAEAGAELFISGEISERTTHIAREMGISYLAAGHHATERDGVMALGDWLAAELGIEHRFVDIDNPA, encoded by the coding sequence ATGATCGATCGTCAGACGCTGGTGGCTGCATGCGACACGCTGCTGCAGCCAGCGCGCTTCAAGGACTATACCGTCAATGGCTTGCAGGTGGCGGGACGCCCACAGATCAAGCGGGTGCTGAGCGGTGTCACGGCCTGTCAGGCGCTGCTCGACGAGGCGCTGGCCTGGGACGCCGATCTGGTGCTGGTACACCACGGCTATTTCTGGAAGAACGAGCCGGTGGCGGTGACCGGGATGAAGCAGCGCCGCCTCAAGACGCTGCTCAGCCACGACATCAACCTGCTCGCCTATCATCTGCCGCTGGATGCCCATGCGACGCTGGGCAACAATGCGCTGCTTGGCCAGCGCCTGGGCTTCACCCCCAGCGGCTGTGCAGACGGCGAGCAGGGCGAGGGGCTGCTGTGGCTGGGCGCGCCGCCGGCGGGGCTCGACAGTCGGGCCCTGGCGGCCCACGTCGGCGAGCGCTTGGGGCGCCAGCCGCTGCTGGTCGAGGGCCACCGCGGCGAGGTCGGGCGAGTGGCGTGGTGTACCGGCGGTGCCCAGGACATGATCGCGGCTGCCGCCGAGGCCGGTGCGGAGCTGTTCATCTCGGGGGAGATCTCCGAGCGTACCACGCATATCGCCCGTGAGATGGGGATCAGCTACCTGGCGGCGGGGCACCACGCCACCGAGCGCGATGGTGTCATGGCGCTGGGCGACTGGCTGGCCGCAGAGCTGGGTATCGAGCACCGTTTCGTGGACATCGACAACCCCGCCTGA
- a CDS encoding outer membrane lipid asymmetry maintenance protein MlaD, which yields MKRSKIMELGVGLFMLAGILGLVFLGLRVSGLTLTAPGNTFTLEANFSNIGGLKPRAQVTMAGVTVGRVSSIELDTDWYDARVVMELDGKLEDRLSRDTTAAILTSGLLGEQYVGLSVGGDPDTLADGDTIRDTQSALVLEELIQQFVSNMVSD from the coding sequence ATGAAGCGCAGCAAGATAATGGAACTCGGTGTCGGGCTATTCATGCTCGCAGGGATCCTGGGGCTGGTGTTCCTCGGCCTGCGGGTCAGCGGACTGACCCTCACCGCGCCAGGCAACACCTTCACCCTGGAGGCCAACTTCTCGAATATCGGCGGTCTCAAGCCGCGTGCCCAGGTCACCATGGCCGGGGTCACCGTCGGGCGGGTTTCGTCCATCGAGCTGGATACCGACTGGTACGATGCGCGGGTGGTCATGGAGCTGGACGGCAAGCTCGAGGACCGCCTGTCGCGGGATACCACGGCGGCGATTCTGACCTCGGGGCTGCTCGGCGAGCAGTATGTGGGCCTGTCGGTGGGCGGTGACCCCGACACCCTGGCGGATGGCGACACCATACGCGATACGCAATCGGCACTGGTGCTGGAAGAACTCATCCAGCAGTTCGTGTCCAATATGGTCAGTGATTGA
- a CDS encoding transcriptional regulator, with product MRRTLLPYVWPVLIGVLLAIVLLNAFPQLIGRGQPQAPAPTPAERVEPPAQTLTAAQPDGEPRPAPELQTASPLSREQGPFSYSAAVDRAAPAVVNIYSSRMVERDEHPLMSDPFFRQFSGDDATSRQRMLSSLGSGVIVSDDGYVLTNHHVISGADQIQVALRDGRNTLAEVIGTDPESDLAVLRIDLDDLPVIAITDSTQAAVGDVALAIGNPFGVGQTVTMGIISATGRSHLGLNAYEDFIQTDAAINPGNSGGALINPEGALVGINTAIFSRSGGSQGIGFAIPANLARNILDELVTQGRVIRGWLGIEAQEMTQELAASFGLQTPGGVVIAGIVPDGPAARAGLRPGDVLLEVDGRPILDARVAMADIAAIEPGAELPIAVIRGGERIDLVLDVGERPPPEGRRPDR from the coding sequence ATGCGTCGTACCCTGCTGCCCTATGTGTGGCCCGTGCTCATCGGTGTACTGCTGGCTATCGTGTTGCTCAACGCCTTTCCCCAATTGATCGGCCGCGGCCAGCCCCAGGCGCCGGCGCCGACACCCGCCGAGCGGGTCGAGCCGCCCGCGCAGACGCTGACGGCCGCCCAGCCGGACGGCGAGCCGCGCCCTGCGCCAGAGCTGCAGACCGCAAGCCCACTGTCCCGCGAGCAGGGCCCCTTCAGCTACTCGGCCGCGGTCGATCGCGCCGCGCCGGCGGTGGTCAATATCTACTCGTCGCGCATGGTCGAGCGGGATGAGCATCCGCTGATGTCGGACCCCTTCTTCCGCCAGTTCTCCGGCGACGACGCCACCTCACGCCAGCGCATGCTCTCCAGCCTGGGCTCGGGGGTGATCGTCAGCGACGACGGCTATGTGCTCACCAATCACCACGTGATCAGCGGCGCCGACCAGATTCAGGTCGCCCTGCGCGACGGCCGCAACACCCTGGCCGAGGTCATCGGTACCGACCCCGAGAGTGACCTGGCCGTGCTGCGCATCGACCTCGACGACCTCCCAGTGATCGCCATCACCGACTCGACCCAGGCCGCGGTAGGCGACGTCGCCCTGGCCATCGGCAACCCCTTCGGCGTCGGCCAGACCGTGACCATGGGCATCATCAGCGCCACCGGCCGCAGCCACCTGGGCCTGAATGCCTACGAGGACTTCATCCAGACCGACGCGGCGATCAATCCCGGCAACTCCGGCGGCGCACTGATCAACCCTGAAGGCGCGCTGGTCGGCATCAATACCGCGATCTTCTCCCGCTCGGGGGGCTCCCAGGGCATCGGCTTCGCGATTCCCGCCAACCTGGCGCGCAATATCCTCGACGAGCTGGTCACCCAGGGCCGGGTCATTCGCGGCTGGCTGGGCATCGAGGCCCAGGAAATGACCCAGGAGCTGGCCGCCTCCTTCGGCCTGCAGACCCCGGGCGGCGTGGTGATCGCCGGCATCGTGCCCGACGGCCCGGCGGCACGGGCCGGCCTGCGTCCCGGTGACGTGCTGCTCGAGGTCGACGGTCGCCCGATCCTCGATGCACGGGTGGCGATGGCCGATATCGCCGCCATCGAACCCGGCGCCGAACTGCCCATCGCCGTCATCCGCGGCGGCGAGCGGATCGACCTGGTCCTCGACGTGGGCGAGCGCCCACCGCCGGAGGGGCGCCGTCCGGATCGCTAG
- a CDS encoding toluene tolerance protein — translation MRAVCERYLSGAAVLVAALMLLVAGPLQAQQPSQTPEQLIRDSIDELMGEIEGRRDYFADNLDELEALVDSNLDDIADFRYIGASVMGRYFQNATPEQRSRFARTFRQTLIDTYTKGLVTFDYRELRVLDNQRESRHDDQASVAMEVVATNGQVYPVSYSLRLSDGEWKVVNVIVNGINLGLTFRNQFDQAMRDHGRDYDAVIDGWSPEVGVDELEEGGSA, via the coding sequence ATGCGAGCAGTATGTGAGCGTTACCTGTCTGGTGCAGCCGTCCTGGTGGCAGCGCTGATGCTGCTCGTGGCGGGGCCACTGCAGGCCCAGCAGCCCAGCCAGACCCCCGAGCAGTTGATCCGGGATAGCATCGATGAACTGATGGGCGAGATCGAGGGGCGTCGCGACTACTTCGCCGACAACCTCGATGAGCTCGAGGCGCTGGTGGATAGCAACCTCGACGACATCGCCGACTTCCGCTATATCGGGGCCAGCGTCATGGGGCGCTACTTCCAGAATGCCACCCCGGAGCAGCGCAGTCGCTTTGCCAGGACGTTTCGCCAGACGCTGATCGACACCTACACCAAGGGGCTGGTGACCTTCGATTATCGCGAACTGCGGGTGCTCGACAACCAGCGCGAGTCGCGTCACGACGACCAGGCCAGCGTGGCCATGGAGGTCGTCGCCACCAACGGTCAGGTATATCCGGTCAGCTACTCGCTGCGCCTCAGCGACGGCGAGTGGAAGGTGGTCAACGTGATCGTCAACGGCATCAACCTGGGACTGACCTTCCGCAACCAGTTCGATCAGGCGATGCGCGATCATGGCCGCGACTATGATGCGGTGATCGACGGCTGGTCGCCGGAAGTGGGCGTCGATGAGCTGGAGGAGGGCGGCTCGGCATGA
- a CDS encoding ABC transporter permease, with protein sequence MIRHITALGRRGCEVLEALGRAGMFLAQSSVGVPSREGLYLWLRQMHFVGVLSLAIVLVSGLFIGMVLALQGYTILVDFGAEQALGQMVALSLLRELSPVVAALLFAGRAGSALTAEIGLMKATEQLTSMEMIGVDPLRRIVAPRLWAGFVALPLLTIGFSVVGIYGGYLVGVEWLGVFDGSYWGNMQSSVDFVGDVGNGMVKSLVFALVVTWIAVFQGYDLIPTSEGISRATTRTVVYSSLAVLGLDFVLTAVMFGGMS encoded by the coding sequence ATGATCCGCCATATCACGGCCCTCGGCCGGCGTGGCTGCGAGGTCCTCGAGGCGCTGGGCCGAGCGGGGATGTTCCTGGCGCAGTCGTCGGTGGGCGTGCCGTCCCGCGAAGGGCTTTACCTGTGGCTGCGTCAGATGCATTTCGTCGGCGTGCTGTCGCTGGCCATCGTGCTGGTCTCGGGGCTGTTCATCGGCATGGTGCTGGCGCTGCAGGGCTATACCATCCTGGTCGATTTCGGTGCCGAGCAGGCACTGGGCCAAATGGTGGCGCTGTCGCTGCTGCGTGAACTCTCTCCGGTGGTGGCGGCGCTGCTGTTCGCCGGCCGTGCCGGCTCGGCGCTGACCGCCGAGATCGGCCTGATGAAGGCCACCGAGCAGCTCACCAGCATGGAGATGATCGGCGTCGACCCGCTGCGGCGAATCGTAGCGCCGCGGCTCTGGGCAGGCTTCGTGGCGCTGCCGCTGCTGACCATCGGCTTCAGCGTGGTGGGTATCTACGGCGGCTATCTGGTCGGCGTCGAGTGGCTGGGCGTCTTCGACGGCTCGTACTGGGGCAACATGCAGTCGAGTGTCGACTTCGTCGGCGACGTCGGCAACGGCATGGTCAAGAGTCTGGTGTTCGCCCTGGTGGTGACCTGGATCGCGGTGTTCCAGGGCTATGACCTGATCCCCACCTCCGAGGGCATCTCACGGGCCACCACGCGGACCGTGGTCTACTCCTCGCTGGCCGTTCTGGGGCTGGATTTCGTATTGACCGCGGTAATGTTCGGCGGGATGTCATGA
- a CDS encoding calcium/sodium antiporter (YrbG; inner membrane protein involved in cell envelope integrity; putative sodium ion/calcium ion exchanger; in E. coli it is non essential for cell viability; member of the YRBG family of cation/Ca2+ exchangers), whose product MLLPLIVILIGLAGLLWSADRFVGAAAATAHRAGMSTLLIGMTIVALGTSAPEILVSIMASLDGIPNLATGNALGSNIANIGLVLGITALVAPIPVRFSIVRRELPLLLGATGLAGYALANGILGRFDALFLLALLAFSLWWLFRADTPDEAVPGQVPDMPLPKALGWLALTLLLLLVSSRLLVWGASEIARGFGISELVIGLTIVAIGTSLPELAACISSALKRHHDLAIGNVIGSNLFNMLAVLPIPGMLAPGPIDPAAASRDFPTMLTLTLLLGALLLWQRHGAIGRLPGGALALLYASYLAWLALSL is encoded by the coding sequence ATGCTGCTTCCTCTGATTGTCATTCTGATCGGCCTGGCCGGCCTGCTGTGGAGCGCTGACCGCTTCGTCGGCGCCGCCGCCGCCACCGCGCACCGTGCCGGCATGAGCACCCTGCTGATCGGCATGACCATCGTTGCGCTGGGCACCTCGGCACCCGAGATACTGGTCTCGATCATGGCGTCGCTGGACGGAATTCCCAACCTCGCCACCGGCAACGCGCTGGGCTCCAATATTGCCAATATCGGCCTGGTATTGGGCATCACCGCGCTGGTGGCACCAATCCCGGTACGCTTTTCCATCGTGCGTCGCGAGCTGCCATTACTGCTCGGCGCCACCGGCCTGGCCGGCTACGCGCTCGCCAACGGCATTCTGGGCCGCTTCGATGCCCTGTTCCTGCTTGCCCTGCTGGCCTTCAGCCTGTGGTGGCTGTTTCGCGCCGACACGCCCGACGAAGCGGTGCCGGGTCAGGTACCCGACATGCCCCTGCCCAAGGCGCTGGGCTGGTTGGCGCTGACCCTGCTGCTGCTGCTGGTCAGCTCGCGTCTGCTGGTATGGGGGGCCAGTGAAATCGCCCGCGGGTTCGGCATCAGCGAGCTGGTGATCGGGCTGACCATCGTCGCCATCGGCACCAGCCTGCCAGAGCTGGCCGCCTGCATCTCGAGCGCCCTCAAGCGCCACCACGACCTGGCCATCGGCAACGTCATCGGCTCCAACCTGTTCAACATGCTCGCGGTGCTACCGATTCCCGGGATGCTGGCCCCCGGCCCCATCGACCCCGCCGCCGCCAGCCGCGACTTCCCGACCATGCTGACCCTGACCCTGCTGCTGGGGGCGCTGCTGCTGTGGCAACGCCACGGCGCCATCGGCCGCCTGCCCGGCGGTGCCCTGGCACTGCTGTATGCTAGCTACCTGGCCTGGCTGGCGCTCTCTCTCTGA
- a CDS encoding phospholipid ABC transporter ATP-binding protein MlaF (ABC transporter maintaining outer membrane lipid asymmetry) — MSDSPFVVIDGLHFSRGDKDIFRGVSLTIPRGKITAIMGPSGTGKTTLLKLMGGQLTPASGRIWIDGQEVHALSRKALFRLRRRMGMLFQSGALFSDLSVFENVAFPLRVHTDLPEAMVRDLVLMKLEAVGLRGARSLMPSELSGGMTRRVALARALALDPELILYDEPFVGQDPISMGVLVQLIKRINEALGLTAVVVSHDIKETLSIADYVYVIADGQVMAHGTPATLDVDQDPRVSQFVHGEADGPVPFHYPAADFRHDMLGAGGVG, encoded by the coding sequence ATGAGTGATTCGCCCTTCGTGGTGATCGATGGTCTGCATTTCTCTCGCGGTGATAAGGATATCTTCCGTGGTGTGTCGCTGACCATTCCACGCGGCAAGATCACCGCGATCATGGGGCCCAGCGGCACCGGCAAGACGACCCTGCTAAAGCTGATGGGCGGCCAGTTGACCCCGGCCTCCGGGCGCATCTGGATCGATGGCCAGGAGGTCCATGCGCTGTCGCGCAAGGCGCTGTTCCGGCTGCGCCGCCGCATGGGGATGCTGTTCCAGAGCGGGGCCCTGTTTTCTGATCTGAGCGTGTTCGAGAACGTCGCTTTCCCTCTGCGCGTGCACACCGATCTGCCCGAGGCGATGGTGCGCGACCTGGTGTTGATGAAGCTCGAGGCGGTGGGGCTACGCGGTGCCAGGTCGCTGATGCCGTCCGAGCTGTCGGGTGGCATGACCCGCCGCGTGGCACTGGCGCGGGCCCTGGCCCTGGACCCTGAGCTGATTCTCTACGACGAGCCGTTCGTCGGTCAGGATCCGATCTCGATGGGCGTGCTGGTGCAGCTGATCAAGCGCATCAATGAAGCGCTGGGGCTTACTGCGGTAGTGGTCTCCCACGATATCAAGGAGACGCTGTCGATCGCCGACTATGTGTACGTGATCGCCGATGGCCAGGTAATGGCCCACGGCACGCCGGCGACCCTCGACGTCGACCAGGATCCGCGCGTCAGCCAGTTCGTGCACGGCGAGGCCGACGGGCCGGTGCCGTTCCACTATCCGGCCGCGGACTTCCGCCACGACATGCTGGGTGCAGGAGGCGTAGGATGA
- a CDS encoding histidinol dehydrogenase — protein sequence MTDNARELPAITRLSTADADFDARLDALLAWEGVSSAEVQQRVDDIIAAVRSRGDAALVELSNRLDRLAVSSMAELTLGPARLRQAYDGLPAEQREALAAAAERIRVYHEHQKPGSWQYTEADGTVLGQQVTALDRAGIYVPGGKAAYPSSVLMNAIPAHVAGVREIVMVVPTPDGVLNELVLAAAHLAGVDHVFTLGGAQAVAALAYGTESVPRVDKIVGPGNIYVATAKRAVFGQVGIDMIAGPSEILVVSDGGTDPDWLAMDLFSQAEHDEDAQAIFITWEPAHADAVAASIESLLPTMERQTIIAESLAARGALVVCRDRSEAAALINRIAPEHLELSVADPDAWLGEVRHAGAIFMGRYTAEALGDYCAGPNHVLPTSGTARFSSPLGVYDFQKRSSIIHCSADGASALGRTASVLARGESLTAHARSAEYRIKP from the coding sequence ATGACCGACAATGCCCGTGAGCTTCCCGCGATCACCCGGCTGTCCACCGCCGACGCCGATTTCGATGCCCGCCTCGACGCACTCCTGGCCTGGGAGGGCGTCTCCAGTGCCGAGGTTCAGCAGCGTGTCGATGACATCATCGCCGCGGTGCGTAGCCGCGGCGATGCGGCCCTGGTCGAGCTCTCCAACCGCCTCGATCGCCTGGCGGTGAGTTCGATGGCCGAGCTGACCCTGGGGCCGGCGCGCCTGCGCCAAGCCTATGATGGCCTGCCCGCCGAGCAGCGCGAGGCGCTGGCCGCCGCCGCCGAGCGTATTCGCGTCTACCACGAGCATCAGAAGCCGGGGTCCTGGCAATACACCGAGGCCGACGGCACGGTGCTGGGCCAGCAGGTCACGGCGCTGGACCGCGCCGGGATCTACGTGCCCGGCGGCAAGGCCGCCTATCCCTCCTCGGTACTCATGAACGCGATTCCGGCGCATGTTGCCGGCGTGCGCGAGATCGTCATGGTGGTGCCGACCCCGGACGGGGTGCTCAACGAGCTGGTGCTGGCGGCGGCGCATCTGGCCGGCGTCGACCATGTCTTTACCCTGGGTGGCGCGCAGGCGGTGGCGGCACTGGCCTACGGTACCGAGAGCGTGCCGCGGGTCGACAAGATCGTCGGGCCGGGCAATATCTACGTGGCCACCGCCAAGCGCGCGGTATTCGGCCAGGTGGGTATCGACATGATCGCCGGCCCCTCGGAGATCCTGGTGGTCTCCGACGGCGGCACCGATCCCGACTGGCTGGCCATGGACCTGTTCTCCCAGGCCGAGCACGATGAGGACGCCCAGGCGATCTTTATCACCTGGGAGCCTGCCCATGCCGATGCCGTGGCGGCGTCGATCGAGTCGCTGCTGCCGACCATGGAGCGTCAGACGATCATCGCCGAGTCGCTGGCGGCGCGGGGCGCGCTGGTGGTGTGCCGCGACCGCAGCGAGGCGGCGGCGCTGATCAACCGCATCGCCCCCGAGCACCTCGAGCTCTCGGTGGCCGATCCCGACGCCTGGCTCGGTGAGGTGCGCCACGCCGGGGCGATCTTCATGGGTCGCTATACCGCCGAGGCGTTGGGCGACTACTGTGCGGGTCCCAACCACGTGCTGCCGACCTCGGGCACCGCCCGTTTCTCCTCGCCGCTAGGGGTCTACGACTTCCAGAAGCGCTCGTCGATCATCCACTGCTCCGCCGACGGCGCGTCTGCGCTGGGGCGCACCGCCTCGGTGCTGGCCCGCGGGGAGTCGCTGACCGCCCACGCGCGCTCTGCGGAGTACCGCATCAAGCCCTGA
- a CDS encoding cell division protein BolA, which produces MQPSDVKALLEARIDGCDFHIQGEGCNFQVTAVGEVFADLSPVKRQQLIYSALSEEIASGALHAVSIKTYTPSQWQNAADNAAAGGA; this is translated from the coding sequence ATGCAACCCAGTGACGTCAAGGCGCTACTCGAGGCCCGTATCGATGGCTGCGATTTCCATATCCAGGGTGAGGGCTGCAATTTCCAGGTTACCGCGGTGGGCGAGGTGTTCGCTGATCTGTCGCCGGTCAAGCGCCAGCAGCTGATCTACTCGGCGCTGTCCGAGGAGATCGCCAGCGGTGCGCTGCACGCCGTGAGCATCAAGACCTATACCCCCAGCCAGTGGCAGAACGCCGCCGACAACGCCGCCGCTGGCGGCGCCTGA
- a CDS encoding anti-anti-sigma factor, whose translation MSCLLEESGVRLDAEASRLAVSGDVDFEVAAALAASGGAWLSKQPAATRLVLDLSGVERVSSAALSVLLEWIRRAEAAGLVIDSVTLSAPLARLTRMAGLDSLLPEASAA comes from the coding sequence ATGAGCTGCCTGCTGGAGGAGAGCGGCGTGCGTCTCGATGCCGAGGCCTCGCGCCTGGCGGTCAGCGGCGACGTCGACTTCGAGGTCGCCGCGGCCTTGGCAGCCAGCGGCGGCGCCTGGCTGTCCAAGCAGCCAGCGGCTACCCGCCTGGTCCTCGACCTGAGTGGCGTCGAGCGGGTCAGCAGTGCGGCCCTCAGCGTGCTGCTCGAATGGATCCGGCGTGCCGAGGCCGCCGGGCTGGTCATCGACAGCGTGACGCTGTCGGCGCCGCTGGCGCGGCTGACGCGCATGGCGGGCCTCGACAGCCTGCTCCCCGAGGCTTCTGCGGCCTGA
- a CDS encoding ATP phosphoribosyltransferase: MTKQLIVALSKGRILDETLPLLADAGIEPAEDLGKSRKLLFDTNLPDVKLVVIRATDVPTYVQLGAADLGVAGKDVLLEHGAEGLYEPLDLEIAGCKLMTAGVQGAEPGLARRRVATKFVNVARRYYAEQGIQADVIKLYGAMELAPLMNLADEIVDIVDTGNTLRANGMEPRELIASISTRLVVNKAAMTMKHARLKPLIERLRGAVAERRDHRAPAAR; encoded by the coding sequence ATGACCAAGCAACTGATCGTGGCCCTGTCCAAGGGCCGCATTCTCGATGAGACCCTGCCGCTACTGGCGGACGCCGGGATCGAGCCTGCCGAGGATCTCGGCAAGAGCCGCAAGCTGCTGTTCGACACCAACCTGCCCGACGTCAAGCTGGTGGTGATCCGTGCCACCGACGTGCCGACCTACGTGCAGCTCGGCGCCGCCGACCTCGGGGTGGCCGGCAAGGACGTGCTGCTCGAGCACGGCGCCGAGGGGCTCTACGAGCCGCTCGACCTGGAGATCGCCGGCTGCAAGCTGATGACCGCTGGGGTGCAGGGCGCCGAGCCGGGCCTGGCGCGGCGCCGGGTGGCGACCAAGTTCGTCAACGTGGCGCGCCGCTACTATGCCGAGCAGGGTATCCAGGCCGACGTGATCAAGCTCTACGGGGCCATGGAGCTGGCGCCGCTGATGAACCTCGCCGACGAGATCGTCGATATCGTCGATACCGGCAACACGCTGCGTGCCAACGGCATGGAGCCGCGCGAGCTGATCGCCAGCATCAGCACTCGGCTGGTGGTCAACAAGGCCGCCATGACCATGAAGCATGCGCGTCTCAAGCCGCTGATCGAGCGCCTGCGAGGCGCCGTGGCCGAGCGCCGCGATCACCGCGCGCCGGCGGCCCGTTAG